The window atatatatatatatatatatatatatttttgtggGAGGTTGGCGAGGAGAAGAGCATATCTttgataattattaaaatataatgtgttttttttttataaatgccgAAACCTATATACATCAAATTACCGTATTAAATAACATATGAAATATAATTAATTAGCATAATATACCAAGCTGTTTGAGACGAGCGACGTCACTTTTCTTCTTCAATAATTAACTAGCATGATAAATTAGTTGTTTATTGCCTGCTAGAAAAGCTGATGGAGAAGATTTTAGGTTTAGTTTACAATTGGATTTGTAGATGATTCTATTATACAATGTGCTTAGTGTGAACTTAAGACTGATAGTTGACTTTGACTTGTTATTATGTTAACAAGTTGGTCATCACTCATCCGCCCTAATTAATATCTGCACTGGCTTAGTAGTTCAATTGACTTGCAGAGAACACAGAGATGGCATCTACGGTGGTGAACTTGGTGCTGGAGAAGCTGGGCGAGCTTGCTTCCAGCGAGGTTTCCGGCCTCCTCAACGTGGGTGCAGAGATCAAGTCGCTGACGGAAACACTGGCACTGATTCAATCCTTTCTCAGGGATGCCGACCAGAAGCCCAGATACGAGCAAAGCAACTGTTTGCAGGAGTGGATGAGGCAGATCCGGAACTCGGTGTTCGAGATGGAGGACCTGGTGGACGAATACGCGATGCTGCTAGGCCGCGCTTCAGCCGCTGGATGCTGGAAGAGCCGTCTCCGACGGATTGCCGCCTTCCCCTCCCGGATCCTCGATCACTCGCCATCTGCTCGCGAGGCGCCTGCGGGACATCCATGCTAGATTTCAAGATGTATGCAAACAAGCGTCGCAACTTGGCATCCAATGCTCGTCCTCCTTGcccacctcctcctccttctcatctTCCTCTGCGGCTGACGCAACGCTTGCTCGAAGGTAAATAATTCTCATTAACAATCGTTTTCCATCTATTAGCATCTTCATGGTTAACTTTGTTGGATCTTCAAAGATGTGCTCTAGTGGACAATTAGGTTAGAACTAAAACTTGGTGCAAGCATCTCTTCTTACTCATGATCGCATGAATTTCGACATCAAGAGAGATTATACGCTAATAAATGGCATTACATCTACAGATTTGAACTAGAAGAAGACATTGTCGGTTTTGACGAAGACATGAAAGGCATCAAAAGGCAACTGTTTGACATTGGTTCAACAACTCGCGTTGTCCTCTCGGTTGTTGGTCCTGGTGGTTTGGGCAAAACAACGCTGGCTAATAAGATCTACAAGAGCGCAGATGTCAAAAACTATTTCCAGTGCAAGGCATGGGTGTCCGTGTCACAGAAGTATGAGCTCAAAGAACTCTTGTGCACCATTGTCAAGAAAGTGTTCGACTTCAAGGATGAGCAAGTTAAAGGTATGGAAGAACTAGAGATGAAGGAAAAGTTGTCGGAGCACTTGCGCGACAGAAGGTATCTAGTCGTGATGGATGATATTTGGGAGGTGGCAGCTTGGAACGCCATTAAAGCAGCTTTCCCAAAAGAATCGGCAGGATCCAGAGTGCTGCTGACCACGCGCAAGATGAATGTTGCAAACGTTGCAGATGTTCCTCCACACGAGCTAAAATTTTGGAATGTCGAAGAGAGCTGGAATTTGTTCTGCAGGAAAGCTTTCCGCACGACATGCTGCCCACCAGAGTTTGAGCGATTCAAGGAAGATATCTTCAAAAAAACTAAAGGGCTGCCTCTTGCCATTGTGGTACTCGGAGGAGTTTTGAGAGGTACAAGTCAAGCTAGTAACTGGAGGAAAAAGATGGAACATATTTCTCGTGAATTCAGAGAAGGagaagaccaaatccaaagaatATTAGCTCTCAGCTACCATGATCTTCCGCATCATTTGAAGCCTTGCTTCCTCTATTTTGCAGCCTTTCCTGAGGACTATAGCATTTGGGCAGAGAGGTTAATACATTTATGGATCGCTGAGGGTTTCATACAAACGAATGACAAAGTGGATCAAACAATGGAGGACCTCGCGGAGGCATATTTGAATGATTTGACCGAGAGGTCCATGTTACAAATAGAAAGGGGTCGGATGTATTATAGCCACGAAATTCGCATTCATGATCTTCTTCTTGATCTAGCACGTCATGAAGCTCGTGAGCTTAACTTCTTCAGGTCCATTGATGACATAGGTGACGATCCAAGATCTTTACGGCGTCTCAGTGTCACTGAAAATGTCAACGACCATATCTCATTGAACTGTTCTACCACTAAACTACGGTCACTTGTAACTTGTCGGAATGAAGGTTTTAAGAGAATGCTGGCAGTTGCCATCCCTGGAGCGAAGTTTCTCAGGGTCTTGGATTTGCAGGAACTACCCATTGAACACTTACCAAAGGAGATTGGGGACTTGATCCTGTTAAGGTATCTAAATTTGGAACGATCAAACCTGAAGGAGCTGCCTTCATCTATTGGAAACCTCATCCATTTGCAGACTTTCAATATATACGGTACTAAGATTCAACATTTGCCGGATGCATTTTGGAAAATCCGAACACTGAGACATGTATTCCTCACTGAAGAGAATATGAGCATGCCTAAAGCGGCATCCTACTGCTTGGAAGACATTCGGACACTTGAGAATATTTCAATTGGTCCATGGGTATGTGATGGTGCACTGGAGAAGCTGAGAAATATTCGAGCATTgtatttgaaaagcatttcaatCTCTGACGAGGATGCTTTAGCCAATGCAGTCCAGAATCTTTTCCGACTCGAGAAATTGGGTTTGGTTGGAGAATCGTTGCCGATGAGCGTCCTAACTTCATCTTGCTACCATCATATTCAATTTCTGTATTTGTGTGGACCTTTGGTAAGGCCTGCAAGGATTCACATAGAGGCAGAAAATTCCATGATATTTTCCAACCTGATCTCTCTCTTTATTAGTGAAACAAGGTTGGAAAAGGATGAAGATATTGCAATGCTCGCATCTCTCGCAAACCTTCAGATTCTTCGATTACGTTTTGGTGCATTTGTAGGAAGAGTTTTGGTGTTTCCAAAGGGAGGATCTCTTAGTCTCCAAGAGATCGAACTGTATAGATTGAGAACCTTGGAGCAGTGGGAAGTGGGAGACGGAGCAATGCCTTTCCTTCGGGAACTAAGACTGTGGAACTGCAAAAATATGAGAATGCTACCAGAGGGACTTGCAAGATTGACTGAGCTCAATCAAATTTACCTAAGAGGAATGAAAATGATAGAGAGAAGGGTTAACAAGGATACTGGAGAAGATTATCACAAGATCAAGCATATTCCTTGCATTGAAATAAATTGAATGAAGGAAAGTCTTGCAAGAAGCTGGAGGTACAGATAGCAGCCAGATCTACTACAGCAGAAACAGCTAGCGCACAGAGTTAGACAACAACTGACTCTGTGTGCTACCATTGGCGTACATTTTTATACTATGCATTATGTTAAATTCTCAATTTCGAAACAATTAATGCTGATTTTGAATAATGTAAGTTTGTTTAATGTTATATCTGTGATTCTTGGGCCGAGGTGAGCCAAGATATCTATCACTTGCTTAGTGACATTGTGTGTAGGGATGTCAACGGGGTGGATTGAAATCCGGCCCTGTAACAAATTCGTCCCGATGGGGCAGGTTGAAACCCGGCCCTGTAATAGATCTTGTGCTCGTGTGTCATTGTTGGTCTATCGATCACGATTGAAAGTCCTCGGAACAGTTGTCGGACGCAGTAGCTTTGCAGCAAAGTCGTAGCGAAAGTTTAGAGCAGTCGGAAGCTCAAACGGATGTACAGTAACTCATATATCAGTGTGCTTCCAAAGCCTTCTCGAGACTGCCTTAAATGGggtttggaaggtgccttccatagctgttgaaggcgccttcaacttggtAAATTTGATCCCGAGCAACCCGGTACTTATTCGAGATTGCGTCCAAAAtttatcctgtggaaggcgccttccataggcatggaaggtgccttctatgaacagtacgattACACCTTCActgcttaaaggcgccttcggacactgttcattcgaaggtgaattttcttctttgtcctacaaaacaatgttagtccaaataacctgcaacacaaggacaataataattaataataaagagcagtaattagttcctgtcctcccaggaccagaaactaatcaaggtctcaatttagggatcacAAATGGAACTAAACTGACCAACGTCTACTGTCCCTTAACCAGGACGGgtcctcacaaggtcactctcctctagttacttactttaacttaccaatttaccagacatccggtcaacccgtcgacctatttagacttcatgccagctatccgatcggcccgttgacctagctggacttctcgtcaGATATctagttagcccgtcgacctatctggactttgtaccagctatccgatcgacccgttgacctagttggatttcctaCCAGATATCTAGtcagacctatctagacttctcttgcacacttaatcaagtggttaaatCACAACAAAATCTAACTCAACttacttgttattcatcaaaatctgagttagactgttagtgcaaactgcaccaacaacaCCTTGTTTCTTGCAATGCACTCTCTGATATAGTGATAGTGCATATCAATATGCTTGCTTCTATCATGGAAGACTAGATTTTTTTACTAGTGCTATGTCAGACTTGTTATCAACTTG is drawn from Zingiber officinale cultivar Zhangliang chromosome 1B, Zo_v1.1, whole genome shotgun sequence and contains these coding sequences:
- the LOC122044941 gene encoding disease resistance protein RPP8-like; translated protein: MASTVVNLVLEKLGELASSEVSGLLNVGAEIKSLTETLALIQSFLRDADQKPRYEQSNCLQEWMRQIRNSVFEMEDLVDEYAMLLGRASAAGCWKSRLRRIAAFPSRILDHSPSAREAPAGHPSSSWLTLFELEEDIVGFDEDMKGIKRQLFDIGSTTRVVLSVVGPGGLGKTTLANKIYKSADVKNYFQCKAWVSVSQKYELKELLCTIVKKVFDFKDEQVKGMEELEMKEKLSEHLRDRRYLVVMDDIWEVAAWNAIKAAFPKESAGSRVLLTTRKMNVANVADVPPHELKFWNVEESWNLFCRKAFRTTCCPPEFERFKEDIFKKTKGLPLAIVVLGGVLRGTSQASNWRKKMEHISREFREGEDQIQRILALSYHDLPHHLKPCFLYFAAFPEDYSIWAERLIHLWIAEGFIQTNDKVDQTMEDLAEAYLNDLTERSMLQIERGRMYYSHEIRIHDLLLDLARHEARELNFFRSIDDIGDDPRSLRRLSVTENVNDHISLNCSTTKLRSLVTCRNEGFKRMLAVAIPGAKFLRVLDLQELPIEHLPKEIGDLILLRYLNLERSNLKELPSSIGNLIHLQTFNIYGTKIQHLPDAFWKIRTLRHVFLTEENMSMPKAASYCLEDIRTLENISIGPWVCDGALEKLRNIRALYLKSISISDEDALANAVQNLFRLEKLGLVGESLPMSVLTSSCYHHIQFLYLCGPLVRPARIHIEAENSMIFSNLISLFISETRLEKDEDIAMLASLANLQILRLRFGAFVGRVLVFPKGGSLSLQEIELYRLRTLEQWEVGDGAMPFLRELRLWNCKNMRMLPEGLARLTELNQIYLRGMKMIERRVNKDTGEDYHKIKHIPCIEIN